A window of Luteitalea sp. contains these coding sequences:
- a CDS encoding FAD-dependent oxidoreductase, with protein MIAPHVIVIGGGFAGLTAAVSLASSGVRVTLLEARGQLGGRASSFVDRETGEWVDNGQHILMGCYRETFAFLRAVGAEQDVGLQRTLEVTFVDPEGRFSVLRCPAWRPPLNLVGGVLGWRGVGWRARLSALRLGPVLRRARGERGLPPDGLAPPGETVARWLARHGQHAELCSMLWEPLALAALNESAAIAAASPFVRVLGQMMEGGTQGAALGIPAKPLVALYGVASRVIDAAGGHVRTHSLARVRLAGDRVIGVDVRDDQSSGHSSPVEADVVIVAVPWFDLPRLFIDEMDNGGPGRMGALCRAASETAPSPIVSVNLWFDRGILPWAFVGLPGRPLQWAFDKRAVIGEDASHVTLVGSGAHDLVRQSNEALAALALDELRDALPSVRQASVRRTLVVREPRATFSLAASQPARPPTTTGVRRLLLAGDWVDTGLPGTIEGACLSGRWAADAARRLLAMG; from the coding sequence ATGATCGCACCCCATGTGATCGTCATTGGCGGCGGCTTCGCCGGGCTGACCGCCGCGGTGTCGCTCGCTTCGTCTGGGGTTCGTGTCACCCTCCTCGAGGCGCGTGGTCAGCTCGGGGGACGGGCGTCGTCGTTCGTGGATCGAGAAACGGGTGAGTGGGTCGACAACGGCCAACACATCCTCATGGGCTGCTACCGCGAGACGTTCGCGTTCCTTCGCGCGGTCGGCGCCGAGCAGGACGTCGGCTTGCAGCGGACGCTCGAAGTGACGTTCGTCGACCCCGAGGGGCGCTTCTCCGTGTTGCGCTGTCCGGCGTGGCGGCCGCCATTGAACCTCGTGGGCGGCGTGCTCGGTTGGCGCGGCGTCGGGTGGCGCGCTCGGCTCTCGGCGCTCAGGCTCGGCCCTGTCCTGCGGCGGGCGCGGGGAGAGCGTGGTCTCCCGCCCGACGGTCTGGCGCCGCCCGGCGAGACCGTTGCGCGGTGGCTGGCTCGCCATGGCCAGCATGCCGAGCTCTGCTCGATGCTGTGGGAGCCGCTGGCGCTCGCAGCGCTCAACGAAAGCGCGGCCATCGCGGCCGCGTCACCCTTCGTGCGCGTCCTCGGTCAGATGATGGAGGGGGGCACGCAGGGCGCGGCCCTCGGGATTCCCGCCAAACCACTCGTGGCGCTCTACGGGGTGGCCAGCAGAGTCATCGACGCCGCGGGCGGCCATGTCCGCACACATAGCCTCGCACGAGTGCGGTTAGCGGGCGATCGTGTGATCGGGGTGGATGTGCGCGACGACCAGAGCTCCGGGCACTCCTCCCCTGTCGAAGCGGATGTGGTCATCGTTGCCGTGCCGTGGTTCGACCTACCACGGTTGTTCATCGACGAGATGGACAACGGGGGGCCGGGCAGGATGGGGGCACTGTGTCGGGCGGCCTCGGAAACCGCCCCGTCACCCATTGTCTCTGTCAATCTCTGGTTCGACCGCGGGATTCTGCCGTGGGCGTTCGTCGGCCTGCCGGGTCGACCGCTGCAGTGGGCCTTCGACAAGCGCGCCGTCATCGGGGAGGATGCGTCGCATGTGACGCTGGTTGGAAGCGGGGCGCACGACCTGGTGCGTCAATCGAACGAAGCGCTGGCCGCCCTTGCGCTCGACGAGCTTCGTGATGCGCTTCCCAGCGTTCGCCAGGCTTCCGTGCGCCGGACGTTGGTGGTGCGCGAGCCGCGCGCGACGTTCTCGCTGGCCGCCAGCCAGCCTGCTCGGCCGCCCACGACCACCGGCGTGCGACGGCTGCTGTTGGCCGGCGACTGGGTTGATACCGGCCTGCCGGGGACGATCGAGGGTGCCTGCCTGTCCGGGCGATGGGCCGCTGACGCGGCGCGGCGCCTGCTGGCGATGGGATAA
- a CDS encoding MBL fold metallo-hydrolase yields MRWSLVRAENSEPLTRGATNCYVLHGAIPVLIDAASPTAEYVDRVADALGGEVLATLAATHGHGDHVAGAAAIAARWQGAASVKIPWPERDASTGVDWTPLRDKQFIPAGDGQLLVLHTPGHAPDHACYFDLRSGTLFGGDLVMNGGTVTIPASSGGSLRQYLRSLRRILGLEPRRVLPGHGDPIDHPAPLIRAYLAHRQLRDDQVVEALTVGARTVEEIADRLYPTLEAEMLAAARENVRAHLQMLEEDGRARHDAGAWSLVLGP; encoded by the coding sequence ATGCGCTGGAGCCTCGTGCGAGCGGAGAACAGCGAGCCGCTGACGCGCGGTGCGACGAACTGCTACGTCCTGCACGGTGCTATCCCGGTATTGATCGATGCCGCGAGCCCCACAGCTGAGTACGTCGATCGCGTGGCGGACGCCTTAGGCGGCGAAGTGCTGGCGACGCTTGCTGCCACGCATGGCCACGGTGATCACGTCGCGGGCGCGGCGGCGATTGCCGCGCGTTGGCAAGGTGCCGCCAGCGTCAAGATTCCCTGGCCCGAGAGGGACGCTTCAACCGGTGTCGACTGGACTCCCCTTCGAGACAAGCAGTTCATCCCAGCCGGTGACGGACAGCTGCTCGTGCTGCATACGCCTGGCCATGCGCCCGATCACGCTTGTTACTTTGACCTTCGGAGCGGGACACTCTTTGGCGGCGACCTGGTGATGAACGGCGGAACGGTGACGATTCCCGCGTCGAGCGGCGGCAGCCTGCGGCAGTACCTACGATCGCTGCGACGCATTCTCGGGCTCGAGCCACGTCGGGTTCTTCCTGGCCACGGGGATCCGATCGATCACCCGGCCCCCCTAATCCGTGCGTATCTCGCCCATCGACAGCTCCGTGACGACCAGGTCGTCGAGGCACTGACGGTCGGCGCTCGCACGGTCGAGGAGATTGCCGACCGCCTCTATCCCACGCTCGAGGCGGAGATGCTCGCGGCCGCCCGCGAGAACGTGCGCGCTCACCTCCAGATGCTGGAAGAAGATGGCCGCGCGCGCCACGACGCAGGTGCCTGGTCCTTGGTCCTTGGTCCCTAG
- a CDS encoding NUDIX domain-containing protein, with protein MTVAAAVIERSDAFLLTRRLAGTHLEGHWEFPGGKCEPGEALPACLRRELDEELGCGARVHERLFSTTHAYPARIVDLYFYRCELLGEPEPRLGQQMRWVPRDELRTLPLPPADAALIELLEGQGAPRSLDP; from the coding sequence ATGACCGTTGCGGCGGCCGTGATCGAGCGAAGCGATGCGTTTCTGTTGACCCGTCGGCTCGCTGGAACGCATCTCGAGGGTCACTGGGAGTTTCCCGGTGGGAAGTGCGAGCCGGGCGAAGCGCTTCCCGCTTGCCTCCGCCGCGAGCTCGACGAGGAGCTGGGCTGCGGCGCCCGCGTCCATGAGCGCCTGTTCTCGACGACGCACGCGTATCCAGCGCGTATTGTCGATCTCTACTTTTATCGATGCGAGCTCTTGGGCGAGCCGGAACCGCGCCTCGGGCAGCAGATGCGCTGGGTCCCGCGTGACGAGCTGCGCACCTTGCCGCTCCCGCCCGCCGATGCCGCCCTCATCGAGCTCTTGGAGGGGCAAGGGGCCCCTAGATCCCTAGATCCCTAG
- the def gene encoding peptide deformylase, translated as MSILKVARMGHPVLRTRARAIDLGEVRSAAFQTLIDDMIATMLEYEGIGLAGPQVHEGVRLFVAGIENEHEKMRVLPFINPVITPIGEEKAEGWEGCLSIPDIRGKVPRHTRVNIKALDRRGQPFELDLSDFAARVVQHETDHLDGVLFFDRIRDFQSLAYLEEYARYHAEQTP; from the coding sequence ATGTCGATTCTCAAAGTTGCGCGCATGGGGCACCCCGTGTTGCGCACCCGTGCTCGAGCCATCGACCTCGGCGAGGTTCGGAGCGCCGCGTTCCAGACCCTCATCGACGACATGATCGCGACGATGCTCGAGTACGAGGGCATAGGGCTGGCCGGCCCACAAGTGCACGAAGGCGTGCGATTGTTTGTGGCCGGCATCGAGAACGAGCACGAGAAGATGCGCGTGCTCCCGTTCATCAACCCTGTGATTACACCCATCGGCGAGGAGAAGGCAGAGGGCTGGGAGGGATGCCTCAGTATTCCGGATATTCGTGGCAAGGTGCCGCGCCACACACGCGTGAACATCAAAGCGCTCGATCGCCGGGGTCAACCTTTCGAGCTCGATCTCTCGGATTTCGCCGCGCGAGTCGTCCAACATGAGACGGACCATCTGGACGGCGTCCTGTTCTTCGATCGAATCAGAGACTTTCAGTCACTGGCTTATCTCGAAGAGTACGCGCGCTACCACGCAGAGCAGACGCCTTGA
- a CDS encoding class I fructose-bisphosphate aldolase — protein sequence MTTTIVTSRIHELLGADAEALLSYEARGFRAVDLHLPGPDFVDRVVTQTNRRPQVLRGFQQILNTGRLAGTGYVSILPVDQGVEHAAGASFAPSPAYFDPGKIVELAVEGGCNAVASTLGALGACARKYAHRIPFLVKLNHNEFLSYPNRYDQIMFGSVKQAWELGAVAVGATIYFGSEESTRQIQEVSEAFALAHELGLVTVLWCYLRNSAFKTEKTDYHLAADLTGQANHLGVTIEADIIKQKMPETNGGYTALKFGKTHKRVYSELIPGDHPIEMTRYQVANCYMGRAGLINSGGASGENDYADAVRTAVINKRAGGMGLISGRKAFQRPMAEGVELLNIIQDVYLDKTITVA from the coding sequence ATGACAACGACGATTGTAACGAGCAGGATACACGAGCTACTCGGCGCCGATGCCGAGGCTTTGCTCTCATACGAGGCGCGCGGGTTCCGGGCGGTGGATCTGCACCTTCCCGGACCAGACTTCGTCGATCGGGTGGTCACTCAGACGAACCGCCGGCCGCAGGTGCTCCGCGGCTTTCAGCAGATTCTCAACACTGGACGTCTCGCCGGCACCGGCTACGTCTCCATTCTGCCGGTCGACCAGGGCGTCGAGCACGCGGCCGGGGCCAGCTTCGCGCCGAGCCCGGCGTATTTCGATCCAGGGAAGATCGTGGAGCTCGCCGTCGAGGGCGGGTGCAACGCGGTCGCCTCGACGCTCGGCGCGCTCGGCGCCTGCGCGCGGAAATATGCCCACAGGATCCCGTTCTTGGTCAAGCTGAATCACAACGAGTTCCTCAGCTATCCGAACAGATACGACCAGATCATGTTCGGGTCCGTGAAGCAGGCATGGGAGCTCGGGGCGGTCGCCGTTGGCGCGACCATCTATTTCGGCTCGGAGGAATCCACCCGGCAGATTCAGGAGGTCTCCGAAGCCTTCGCGTTGGCACACGAGCTCGGCTTGGTCACGGTGCTCTGGTGCTACTTGCGCAACAGCGCCTTCAAGACCGAGAAGACGGACTATCACCTTGCCGCGGATCTCACCGGACAGGCCAACCACCTTGGCGTGACCATCGAGGCCGACATTATCAAGCAGAAGATGCCGGAGACCAACGGGGGATACACCGCCTTGAAGTTTGGGAAGACGCACAAGCGCGTGTACTCGGAGCTCATTCCGGGCGACCATCCAATCGAGATGACGCGCTACCAAGTAGCCAATTGCTACATGGGCCGCGCTGGCCTCATCAACTCAGGTGGCGCGAGTGGCGAGAACGATTACGCCGATGCCGTGCGCACGGCTGTGATCAACAAACGAGCGGGCGGCATGGGGCTCATCTCGGGACGCAAAGCGTTCCAGCGGCCAATGGCCGAAGGCGTCGAGCTGCTCAACATCATCCAGGACGTCTATCTCGACAAGACCATTACAGTGGCTTGA
- a CDS encoding glutaredoxin family protein, with amino-acid sequence MVYIYGKDGCPYTQAAIEDHEQRGVAFEYVNVKKDADALARMLKLTASQRRVPVIVDGSSVTVGFAGQT; translated from the coding sequence GTGGTTTACATTTATGGAAAGGACGGCTGCCCGTACACGCAGGCTGCCATCGAGGACCACGAGCAGCGAGGTGTGGCCTTCGAGTACGTCAACGTGAAGAAGGATGCCGACGCGCTCGCGCGCATGCTGAAGCTCACCGCGAGTCAGCGCCGCGTGCCGGTCATCGTCGATGGCTCGAGCGTCACAGTAGGCTTTGCGGGCCAGACGTGA
- a CDS encoding dipeptidase, with the protein MNAVVDFIHANRDRFLDELGQFLAIPSISALPEHQEDVKRCADWAAAEMTRIGLQNVTQFPTPGNPVVYGDWLHAPSAPTILFYGHYDVQPVDPIELWESPPFTATIRDGEVYARGAADDKGQVFMHLKALEAHLSQNSKLPVNIKLILEGEEEVGSANLDDFIRAHKSELAANVVLISDTTMFDRGVPSMAYGLRGLCYFQIDVTTAKTDLHSGMYGGAIANPGQVLAQILTQIKDKSGRIKIPGFYDELRPLTEEERGEYAKLPFNEKKYRKELGVSKVFGEPGYSTLERVWARPTFEINGLLSGFTGEGAKTVLPARAMAKVSMRLVPDQDPGKIGDLFEVYVKRIAPKTADVAVTRMQGGKPWMCDPHNEFMEAAARAIEQGFGRAPVLVREGGSIPVVSTFQEELGLPSVLFGVGLPDENAHAPNEKLDLGNFHNGIIASARLYDEIGALHSR; encoded by the coding sequence ATGAACGCCGTCGTCGACTTCATTCACGCCAACCGCGATCGGTTCCTTGACGAGCTCGGGCAGTTTCTCGCGATTCCAAGCATCAGCGCGCTGCCGGAGCATCAGGAGGACGTCAAGCGATGTGCTGACTGGGCGGCCGCTGAGATGACGCGGATCGGACTCCAGAACGTCACGCAGTTTCCAACGCCGGGCAATCCGGTTGTCTACGGCGACTGGCTCCACGCGCCAAGCGCGCCGACGATTCTCTTCTACGGGCACTACGACGTGCAGCCGGTCGATCCGATCGAGCTGTGGGAGTCACCGCCCTTCACGGCCACGATCCGCGACGGCGAGGTCTACGCGCGTGGAGCAGCCGACGACAAAGGGCAGGTGTTCATGCACCTCAAGGCTCTCGAGGCCCACCTGTCGCAGAACAGCAAGTTGCCCGTGAACATAAAGCTCATCTTGGAGGGCGAAGAAGAGGTTGGCAGCGCCAATCTGGACGACTTCATTCGCGCCCACAAGAGCGAGCTCGCGGCCAACGTGGTCCTCATCTCCGACACGACGATGTTCGACCGCGGTGTGCCATCGATGGCTTATGGCCTGCGTGGTCTTTGCTACTTTCAAATCGACGTCACGACGGCCAAGACTGACCTGCACTCGGGGATGTACGGCGGCGCCATCGCGAACCCAGGTCAGGTCTTGGCGCAGATCTTGACGCAGATCAAGGACAAGAGTGGCCGCATCAAGATTCCTGGCTTCTATGACGAACTCCGTCCACTCACCGAGGAGGAGCGGGGAGAGTACGCGAAGCTCCCGTTCAACGAGAAGAAGTATCGGAAGGAGCTCGGCGTTTCGAAGGTGTTTGGTGAGCCCGGTTACTCGACGCTGGAGCGCGTCTGGGCACGGCCGACCTTCGAGATCAACGGATTGCTCTCAGGATTCACCGGCGAAGGTGCCAAGACCGTCCTGCCTGCGCGCGCCATGGCCAAGGTCAGCATGCGCCTCGTGCCGGACCAGGATCCTGGGAAGATTGGCGATCTCTTCGAGGTGTACGTGAAGAGGATCGCGCCGAAGACCGCCGATGTCGCTGTGACCAGGATGCAAGGCGGCAAGCCGTGGATGTGCGATCCACACAACGAGTTCATGGAGGCGGCCGCGCGTGCCATCGAGCAGGGTTTCGGTCGGGCGCCCGTGCTCGTACGCGAGGGCGGCTCCATCCCGGTCGTTTCGACCTTCCAAGAAGAGCTGGGCCTGCCAAGCGTGCTCTTTGGCGTAGGGCTGCCGGACGAGAATGCCCACGCGCCGAATGAGAAGCTCGACCTCGGCAACTTCCACAACGGCATCATCGCGTCTGCGCGGCTCTACGACGAGATCGGTGCGCTGCACTCCAGGTAG
- a CDS encoding alpha/beta fold hydrolase — protein sequence MGTLFARYSSGLVLALTMAAVGVSGAANRESGNAKQEPGKPAAQGGAKPNARVFRVFVGGRPLGSEEVAISETATGMTITSAGSLAAPLDISLERAEAVYSPSGEPVRLSLEALVKGDAVSLTTTFSEGQAASKVTQGGKTADKTDRVSPRSLAVAQGVLFLGSYHGLARRLVSAEQGTSLKMYIAPVGEVDVSVTRVGEERIQTTEGTFDVKRVGITLPAQPQSAGPLTMDVWLDTKGGLLRMAVPTQSLDFVREDLAAVSTRQVKVWRDNDEDVRIKASGFALAATVSKPRPPEPPADSDDDSDERRDPDPPDSPEYPAVVLVSGAEAGDRDETIFGIPVLGQLANALVDAGYLVIRYDRRGVGQSGGRPESAELEDYAEDVRGVVRYLRSRDDVDDDRIAVVGHGEGAWVAMLAGKREKRIRALVLMAGASVTGSELLLEEQQNVLSNMELSDEEREQKMAQQLTMQHAVLTGVDWDKVPEPVRKRSDTPSFRSVLEYDPAEVMKDVQQPILVVHGDLDKEVLPHHADELVAMARARDKGRGAAALTKLPGLNHLFVKAQTGAVQEYAVLTDRTISPGLPRTISAWLGKTLPSS from the coding sequence ATGGGCACGCTCTTTGCTCGTTATTCTAGCGGTCTTGTCCTCGCGCTCACAATGGCGGCCGTTGGAGTCTCAGGAGCCGCGAATCGGGAATCAGGAAACGCGAAGCAAGAACCTGGGAAGCCGGCGGCGCAGGGTGGCGCGAAGCCCAACGCGCGGGTCTTCAGGGTCTTCGTCGGGGGCCGCCCGCTTGGGAGCGAAGAAGTGGCGATCAGCGAGACCGCCACCGGCATGACAATCACATCCGCTGGTTCGCTGGCGGCGCCGCTGGATATCTCGCTCGAGCGCGCCGAAGCCGTTTACTCACCCTCCGGCGAGCCAGTACGGCTCTCCCTCGAGGCACTCGTCAAGGGAGACGCCGTCTCGCTGACCACGACGTTCTCAGAAGGTCAAGCGGCCAGCAAGGTCACGCAGGGCGGTAAGACCGCCGACAAGACCGACCGCGTGTCGCCCCGAAGCTTGGCCGTCGCGCAAGGCGTGCTGTTTCTCGGCTCCTACCACGGGCTCGCGCGCCGATTGGTGTCGGCAGAGCAAGGCACATCGCTCAAGATGTACATTGCCCCAGTTGGCGAGGTCGACGTGAGCGTGACCCGCGTTGGGGAGGAGCGTATCCAGACCACGGAGGGGACGTTCGATGTGAAGCGGGTCGGTATCACCTTGCCCGCACAGCCACAGTCGGCCGGTCCGCTCACGATGGATGTGTGGCTCGATACCAAGGGCGGCCTCCTCCGGATGGCGGTCCCGACGCAGTCACTCGACTTCGTGCGCGAGGATCTGGCAGCGGTTTCCACGCGCCAAGTGAAGGTGTGGCGTGACAACGACGAGGATGTTCGGATCAAGGCATCGGGATTCGCGCTGGCCGCCACGGTGTCGAAGCCGAGGCCGCCTGAGCCACCGGCCGATTCGGACGACGACTCAGACGAGAGACGGGATCCCGATCCGCCAGATTCGCCCGAGTATCCGGCCGTTGTGCTGGTCTCTGGCGCCGAGGCTGGCGACCGGGACGAAACTATCTTTGGGATTCCGGTGCTCGGCCAACTTGCCAATGCACTCGTCGATGCCGGCTATCTCGTCATCCGTTACGACAGGCGCGGCGTCGGCCAGAGCGGCGGCCGCCCTGAGTCTGCCGAACTGGAAGACTATGCGGAGGACGTGCGTGGCGTCGTGCGCTACCTGCGGTCGCGTGACGATGTGGATGACGATCGGATTGCCGTAGTGGGCCACGGCGAAGGCGCCTGGGTCGCGATGCTGGCCGGCAAACGTGAGAAGCGAATTCGGGCGCTCGTGCTGATGGCAGGTGCCAGTGTCACCGGTTCAGAGCTGCTCCTCGAAGAGCAGCAGAACGTGCTCTCGAACATGGAGCTCTCCGACGAGGAGCGTGAGCAGAAGATGGCACAACAGCTCACGATGCAGCATGCAGTGCTGACCGGTGTGGACTGGGACAAGGTGCCGGAGCCGGTTCGGAAGCGGTCGGACACCCCTTCGTTCCGCAGCGTGCTCGAGTACGATCCGGCAGAAGTGATGAAAGACGTTCAGCAGCCAATCCTGGTGGTGCACGGCGACCTCGATAAGGAGGTCCTCCCCCATCACGCCGACGAGCTCGTGGCTATGGCGCGCGCGCGTGACAAGGGGCGCGGCGCCGCCGCGCTCACCAAGCTCCCTGGGCTGAATC
- the hpnD gene encoding presqualene diphosphate synthase HpnD (HpnD is found regularly in a locus responsible for the biosynthesis of squalene from farnesyl diphosphate, and is now recognized to function as a presqualene diphosphate synthase (EC 2.5.1.103).): MARDTNFYYSFLVLSPDRRRAIIAVWDFCRAVDDAVDESEGKDGTAALVAWRAELHRCFSSGAPRTAQGRALEPWIGRFNLPRQPFEDLIDGVAMDLVPRRYASFDELREYCVRVASAVGLICLEIFGYRNPRARQYAVELGLALQLTNILRDVGSDLQRGRLYIPVEDLRSYEVNESDLRAGHLTPPVVALLGHQAARCREFFARARDAFPSDEARRLVAAEIMSAIYASLLERIERRNFDVFSERIRVPRPVRALIALRTWARVMVRS; the protein is encoded by the coding sequence ATGGCACGCGACACCAACTTCTACTATTCCTTCCTCGTGCTCTCGCCAGACCGGCGGCGCGCCATCATCGCCGTCTGGGACTTCTGCCGCGCGGTCGACGATGCCGTGGATGAATCAGAGGGGAAGGATGGCACGGCGGCGCTGGTGGCTTGGCGCGCGGAGCTCCATCGCTGCTTTTCCTCGGGGGCGCCCCGAACGGCACAAGGCCGCGCACTCGAGCCTTGGATCGGTCGTTTCAACTTGCCACGACAGCCCTTCGAGGACCTCATCGACGGTGTTGCCATGGATCTCGTTCCGCGACGCTACGCCTCCTTTGACGAGCTACGCGAATATTGCGTGCGTGTCGCGTCGGCCGTCGGGCTGATCTGCCTCGAGATCTTCGGGTACCGGAACCCTCGAGCCCGTCAGTACGCGGTGGAGCTTGGCCTGGCCCTGCAGCTCACCAACATCCTGCGTGACGTCGGCAGCGACCTCCAGCGCGGTCGCTTGTACATCCCGGTCGAGGATCTCAGAAGCTATGAGGTGAACGAGTCGGACCTCCGTGCAGGACACCTCACGCCGCCCGTGGTCGCCTTGCTGGGGCACCAAGCCGCACGCTGCCGTGAGTTCTTCGCCCGCGCCCGCGACGCCTTCCCGTCCGACGAGGCGCGCCGGCTCGTCGCTGCGGAGATCATGAGTGCGATCTACGCGTCGCTCCTGGAGCGCATCGAGCGTCGAAACTTTGACGTCTTCTCGGAGCGGATACGGGTCCCGCGGCCCGTACGGGCGCTGATTGCGCTTCGAACCTGGGCCCGGGTCATGGTGCGATCATGA
- a CDS encoding A/G-specific adenine glycosylase, with amino-acid sequence MARRKRQYSHPKTGASTPTDLPALPSASARRRFRTQLLSWYRRHGRRLPWRETTDPYHILVSEVMLQQTQVERVLPKYEEWLAKYPTLEALAEAGEDEVVRTWYPLGYNIRPSRLQSIAREAVARYDSTLPADEETLRTFKGIGAYTAGALLSFAFGQRAAILDTNVARVLFRVFISQGDPKAHRTQKRLWELSRLLLPRQNVFDFNQALMDLGATVCTARKPGCLLCPMDRICKAYPAGRGQGQGQGQGQGGKGI; translated from the coding sequence ATGGCGAGACGGAAACGACAATATTCGCACCCCAAGACCGGCGCTTCTACGCCGACCGACCTCCCCGCGCTACCGTCGGCCTCCGCGCGCCGCCGATTCCGCACACAGCTCCTCTCATGGTATCGCCGCCATGGACGACGCCTTCCCTGGCGCGAAACCACGGACCCGTATCACATCCTGGTGTCCGAGGTGATGCTGCAACAGACGCAGGTCGAGCGTGTGTTGCCAAAGTACGAGGAGTGGCTCGCCAAGTATCCAACGCTAGAGGCACTCGCGGAAGCCGGTGAGGACGAGGTCGTTCGCACCTGGTACCCGCTTGGCTACAACATCCGTCCGAGCCGACTGCAGTCCATTGCGCGCGAAGCCGTCGCGCGCTATGACAGCACCCTGCCGGCCGACGAGGAGACGCTTCGCACGTTCAAGGGCATCGGCGCCTACACGGCGGGCGCCCTGCTCAGCTTTGCTTTCGGACAGCGCGCCGCAATCCTCGACACCAATGTCGCCCGCGTGCTGTTCCGCGTCTTCATCAGCCAGGGGGATCCAAAGGCACATCGAACACAAAAACGCCTCTGGGAGCTGTCGCGTCTGTTACTGCCGCGACAGAACGTCTTCGACTTCAACCAGGCGTTGATGGATCTCGGCGCGACGGTTTGCACGGCACGAAAGCCCGGCTGCTTGCTGTGTCCCATGGATCGGATATGCAAAGCCTATCCGGCGGGCAGGGGGCAGGGGCAAGGGCAAGGGCAAGGGCAAGGGGGTAAAGGGATCTAG
- the hpnC gene encoding squalene synthase HpnC, whose product MVDVPAAFVQDYRFCQALAQAHYENFPVASRLLPRAMRPHVAAIYAFARVADDLADEGLMDPAERLARLDEWRHALKASVARTTIQAGAFTPVFRALGHSIRRCRLDVALLDDLLRAFEQDVTMHRYDRWVDVLDYCRRSANPVGRLVLQVAGYRDLELARASDAVCTALQLANFWQDFGKDWRAGRLYVPREDAERWGAREEDLANGHVTDAWRAVLAELIGRTRVLLRDGRRVGDLTHGRLRLELRLTWLGGWTILDRLARAPRRSLDDRPTLSRRDILPLMWRAMVWR is encoded by the coding sequence ATGGTCGACGTCCCGGCGGCATTCGTGCAGGATTACCGGTTCTGTCAGGCACTGGCCCAGGCGCATTACGAGAACTTCCCAGTGGCCTCACGCCTGCTTCCCAGGGCGATGCGGCCGCACGTGGCGGCGATCTATGCGTTTGCCCGTGTAGCCGACGACCTCGCAGATGAAGGGTTGATGGATCCGGCAGAGCGCCTCGCACGGCTCGACGAGTGGCGGCACGCACTCAAAGCGTCGGTGGCGCGCACCACCATCCAAGCGGGAGCTTTCACGCCGGTGTTTCGCGCACTGGGCCATAGCATCCGCCGCTGCCGGCTGGATGTCGCCCTGCTCGACGACCTCCTGCGCGCCTTCGAACAGGACGTCACCATGCACCGCTACGATCGCTGGGTCGATGTGCTGGACTATTGTCGGCGCTCGGCGAATCCGGTTGGCCGTCTCGTGCTGCAGGTCGCCGGCTACCGGGACCTCGAGTTGGCGCGCGCATCGGACGCCGTGTGCACGGCGCTCCAGCTCGCGAATTTCTGGCAGGACTTCGGGAAGGATTGGCGCGCGGGTCGCCTCTACGTGCCTCGGGAAGACGCAGAGCGATGGGGAGCGCGCGAAGAGGACCTGGCGAATGGTCACGTCACGGATGCGTGGCGTGCCGTGCTGGCAGAGCTCATCGGTCGCACGCGCGTGTTGTTGCGCGACGGGCGGCGCGTGGGCGACTTGACGCACGGCCGTTTGCGATTGGAGCTGCGGCTGACCTGGCTGGGTGGCTGGACGATTCTGGATCGCCTCGCACGCGCCCCGCGTCGAAGTCTCGACGACCGGCCCACGTTGTCCCGCAGAGACATTCTTCCGCTGATGTGGCGGGCCATGGTGTGGCGCTGA